A genomic segment from Dendropsophus ebraccatus isolate aDenEbr1 chromosome 7, aDenEbr1.pat, whole genome shotgun sequence encodes:
- the HMGB2 gene encoding high mobility group protein B2: MGKGDPNKPRGKMSSYAYFVQTCREEHKKKHPDSSVNFAEFSKKCSERWKTMSGKEKGKFEDMAKGDKARYEREMKNYVPPKGDKKVGKKKKDPNAPKRPPSAFFLFCSEHRPQIKSETPGLSIGDTAKKLGELWAEQTPKDKQPYEQKAAKLKEKYEKDVAAYRSKGNSDAGKKVPSRSGGSKKKPEPEDDDDEDEEDEDEDEEEEDDDDE; the protein is encoded by the exons ATGGGTAAAGGAGATCCCAACAAGCCTCGGGGGAAGATGTCCTCCTATGCCTACTTCGTGCAGACCTGCAGGGAGGAGCACAAGAAGAAACACCCGGACTCCTCGGTCAACTTTGCTGAGTTCTCTAAGAAGTGCTCAGAGAGGTGGAAG ACCATGTCTGGCAAGGAAAAGGGCAAGTTTGAAGATATGGCGAAGGGTGACAAAGCCCGCTACGAAAGGGAAATGAAGAACTACGTGCCACCAAAGGGCGATAAGAAGGTGGGCAAGAAGAAGAAGGATCCCAATGCACCAAAGCGACCACC ctctgccttcttcCTCTTCTGTTCAGAGCATCGACCCCAGATAAAGAGTGAAACTCCCGGTCTGTCAATCGGTGATACTGCAAAGAAACTGGGAGAGCTGTGGGCTGAGCAGACACCGAAGGACAAGCAGCCATACGAGCAGAAAGCTGCTAAACTAAAAGAGAAATATGAGAAG GATGTTGCTGCATATCGGTCAAAAGGCAACAGTGATGCCGGAAAGAAAGTTCCTAGTAGGTCAGGAGGATCCAAAAAGAAGCCAGAGCCTGAAGATGATGATGACGAGGATGAAGAAGATGAAGACgaagatgaggaggaagaggatgacgATGATGAGTGA